The stretch of DNA CCAGCGCGCGGCGCAACTGGCGCAGCAGGTCGACCAGGCCGTCGATCTCGTCGCGCAGCCACAGGCGCACGTCGGTGGCGACCTGGTCGTTGCGCGAACGGCCGGTGTGCAGGCGCTTGCCTGCGTCGCCCACCAGTTCCACCAGGCGCTTTTCGATATTCAGGTGCACGTCTTCCAGGTCCAGCAGCCACTGGAAGTTGCCAGCATCGATCTCGGCCAGGATCTGCAGCATGCCGCGCTGGATGTCGGCGTAGTCCTGAGCGCTGATGATGCCCTGGGCGGACAGCATTTCGGCGTGGGCCAGCGAGCCGCGGATGTCGTGTCGGGCCAGGCGTTTGTCGAAATCCACCGAGGCGGTGTAGCGCTTGACCAGGTCGGAAACGGGCTCGGAGAACCGGGCGGACCAAGCCTGAGCCTTGTTGGCGAACTGGTCTTGAGGAGTGTGTGCGGTGTTTGCCATGATGCCTCGTCGATAACGGGTGAATTATAGGCGTAGGCCGCAGGCGGGTCGGCGGCAGCCGTCCGGCCCCACCCGGCAGGGCAGCCATGACGCATGCGATAATTTGCACTGTCCCTTTTCCCCTGTTTGGAACCGTATTGCCATGAGCGCCGCCCGTGTCGCCTTCGCGCAAATCAACACCGTCGTCGGAGGTTTGGCCGGCAATGCCGCGAAGATCCTGCAGGCGGCTCACGAGGCCCATGCGCGGGACGCCGACGTGCTGGTCACGCCCGAGCTTTCGCTTACCGGCTATCCGCCCGAGGACCTGTTGCTGCGGCCGTCCTTCATCGACGCGCAGACGCAGGCGCTGACGCAGCTGTGCGCGGATATGGCCGGCCTGGCCGGCCTGCACGTCGTGGTCGGCCACGCGGCGCGCCGGCCTGACGGCAAGCTGTGCAACGCCGCCAGCGTGCTGTGCCAGGGCCGCGTGCTGGGCACCTATTCCAAGTTGGAGCTGCCCAACTACTCCGTATTCGACGAGGACCGGTACTTCGTTGCGGGCGGCGCTCCGCTAGTGTTCGTAGTCAAGGGCGTGCCTTTCGGGGTGAATATCTGCGAAGACATTTGGTTCGAGCGCGCGCCACGTGCCGCGGCCGCCGCCGGCGCCCGCGTGCTGTTGGTACCCAACGCCTCGCCCTACAACCGGGGCAAGCAGGCCGAGCGCGTCCAGGTGGCCCGCCGCAGTCTGCAGGGCACGGGCTGCGCCCTGGTCTACGCCAATCTGGTGGGCGGGCAGGACGAGCTGGTATTCGACGGCCTGTCCTTCGTGCTCGACGCGCAAGGCCGCCAGGTAGCCCAGTTGCCCGGGTTCGCCGAAGGCATGGGCCTGGTCGAGGTCGATGCATCTGGCAAGGTGACTGGCGTGGGCGATCTGCCGGCGGCCGTGCAGACCAGCGAGCAAGAGGAGGTCTGGAACGCCCTGGTCCTGGGCGTGCGCGACTATCTGGGCAAGAACGGTTTTCCCGGCGCCATTATCGGCCTGTCGGGCGGCATTGACTCGGCCGTGGTGCTGGCCATTGCGGTCGATGCGCTCGGCGCGGACAATGTGCGTGCGGTGATGATGCCCTCGCGCTATACCGCTGACATTTCCGAGATCGACGCCGCTGACATGGCGCGCCGCCTGGGCGTGCGCTACGACAGCATCGCTATCGCGCCGGCTTTCCAGGCGTTCGAATCCATGCTGGCCGGGCAGTTCGCCGGGCTGCCGTTGGACGCGACCGAGGAAAACATTCAGGCCCGCGTGCGCGGTACGCTGCTCATGGCGCTGTCGAACAAGACGGGCCGGCTGGTGCTGACCACGGGCAATAAGTCCGAGATGACCACGGGCTACTGCACGCTGTATGGCGATATGGCGGGCGGCTTTGCCGTCATCAAGGACGTGCCCAAAACGTTGGTCTATCGTCTTGCAGCCTGGCGCAATACATGCGGCAAAGACGGCGAGGTTATTCCCGAGCGCATCATCACGCGGCCGCCTTCGGCCGAACTTCGCCCCGACCAGACCGACCAGGACAGCCTGCCGCCCTACGACGTGCTGGACGGCATCATGAGCCGCTACATGGAGCACAACGAACCGCCGCAGCGCATCGTCGCGGCCGGTTACCCGCGTGCCGCGGTGGAGCAGGTGGTGCGACTGATCCGCGTCAACGAGTACAAGCGCCGTCAGGCGCCGCCTGGGCCGCGCATCACGCTGCGCGCGTTCGGCCGGGATTGGCGCTATCCTCTTACCAACGGTTTCCGCGAAACGATCTAGGCCATTGCGATTACGACAGGGACATTCATGAAACAAGTCACCGCCATCATCAAACCCTTCAAGCTGGACGAGGTGCGCGAGGCGCTGGCCGAGGCCGGCGTGAGCGGTCTGACAGTCATTGAGGTCAAGGGCTTCGGCCGCCAGAAGGGCCACACGGAACTGTATCGCGGGGCCGAATACGTGGTGGACTTCCTGCCCAAGATCCGCGTCGAGGTCGTGCTGCCCGATGATCGCATCGAAGGCGCCATCGAGGCAATCCTGAAGGCTGCCCGCACCGGCAAGATCGGCGACGGCAAGATCTTCGTCACGCCGGTCGAGCAAGCCATACGCATCCGCACCGGCGAGAGCGGCGACGCCGCGCTGTAGTTCCCGCAAGTTTGCGCTGAAACGGCCGGCATCGATGCCGGCCGTTTCTCTTTGATGCGCCGTGCCGGCGTTAGCGCGCGGCCGGCGCGTCGGCCGCCTGCTTGCAAAAAGCGCTGGTACAGCGCGCGCGGATGACGCCGGTGATGGCCTGGCGCATGGGATCCCGCCGCTCCAGCATGCCTATGGGCCGCGCGATCGACCCCAGGTCGGCCGGCAGGGACAGGACCCGCAGGTCCGGCGCGCGCCGCCAATGCGCACCGTTGAGCAGCGGCAGCAGCGTCACGCCCACTTCCTGGCGCACCAGCGCGACCAATTGCTCGATGGCGTTCAGTTCCAGGAATTCGTCGATGGAAACGCCCAGCCGACGCAGCGTGCGCTCGATCTGCCGGCCGGTGCGCTGCGTGCGGTCAAAGCGCAGAAAGGGCGACTGGGTCAACACTTCGCGTACGTTTCTGCCCGGGGCCGAGGCCGGGGCCAGCACTACCAGGGGTTCCTCGTACAGCCCGGTCCAGCGCGTGCTGGCCATGGGCCGGCCGAACTCGACCACCAGGGCGGCATCCAGCTCGCCGGCCTCGACCTTGCTGGCCAGTTCGCCGGACTTGCCCGAGAAAATGCGTATTTCCAGGGCAGGGTGTTCGCGCTTCATGGTCGACACGACCTTGGCCAGCGTGCCCATGCACGAGACGATGGCACCGACCGAAACCGAACCGGCCAGCGTGTCCGGTGCGCCGGGCGGCTGCCGCATCCGGTCGTAGAGTTCCAGCAGATGCCTGGCCTCGGGTATGAGTCCGCGGCCGGCGGCGTTCAGGATGGCCAGCCGGCCGCTGCGATCGAAAAGCTCGCGCCCCAGTTCGTTTTCCAGCGTGCGCATCTGGAAGCTGACCGCAGCCTGGGTCAGCGCCACCTGTTCGGCGGCTTCGGAAAACGAACCGTGCTGCGCCACCGCCAGGAAGGTACGCAGGAATCTCAGCGTGCTCATGGTTTCGGCCCGGCAATCGGGCGCAGCTGGGCATTCATAAAATTTTTTTGAATAAGAAAACAAAAAATCAAATTGATCTAATTAAAGCACGAGAGTAATTTCAAAAACTTGCGGCAGTGTCGTTGCTGACCGCTCTTCTACGATTCACTCCGACGCAGGAACGCGCAATGAAGGCTTTCGACTGGACCAACCCCTATCCCTCGCGCCGCATTCCGGTCTTTGCGCGCAACGTCGTCTCCACTTCGCATCCCCTGGCCGCCCAGGCTGGGCTGCGCATGCTGCTCAAAGGCGGGTGCGCGGTGGACGCGGCCATCGCGGCGGCGGCCGTCATGATGTTGACCGAGCCCGTATCCAACGGCTTGGGCAGCGACTGCTTTGCCATCGTCTGGGACGGCACGCAACTGCACGGCCTGAACTCCTCGGGCACGGCACCGGCTGCCTGGAGCGTGGACTACTTCAAGAAGAAGTACGGCACCGGTCCCGACGGCTTGGCCGCTCAACCCAAGCGCGGCTGGGATGCCGTGACGGTCCCTGGGGCGGTGGCCGGCTGGGCCGCCCTGCATGAGAAGTTCGGCAAATTGCCCTTCGATGCGCTTATGGAGCCTGCCATCGAGATCGCCGAGCGCGGCTATGCCGTGCCGCCGGTGGTCGCTCACAAGTGGCAGCTGGCGGCCGACGAACTGCACTCGCAGCCGGGTTATGCCCAGGCATTCATGCCCCATGGCCGCGCGCCGCAGGTCGGAGAGCATTTCCGCATCCCCGATGCGGCATGGACCCTGCGCCGCATTGCCGCCAGCCGCGGCCGCGACTACTACGAGGGCGAGATCGCCGAGCGTATCGCCGCCTTCAGCAAGGAGTGCGGCGGCGCCATGACCCTGCAAGACCTGCGCGGCTACCAGCCTACCTGGGTTGACCCCATCTCGCAGTCCTATCGCGGCTACGAATTGCACGAGATCCCGCCAAACGGGCAGGGCATTGCCGCGTTGATCGCGCTGGGCATCTGCGAGCATTTCGATCTGAAGGGCATGGGCGTGGACACAGTGCAATCGCAGCACGTGCAGATCGAAGCCATGAAACTGGCTTTCTCCGATCTGTACCGATACGTGGCCGATCCGCACAGCATGGAAGTCACGCCCGGGCAGATGCTCGATCCGGCCTACCTGGCCTCGCGCGCCAAGCTCATCGACCTGGACAAGGCCTCGTATCCCACGGCCGGCCGGCCGGCCGCCGGCGGCACCATCTATATGAGCGCCGCCGATGAAAGCGGCATGATGATCTCGTTCATCCAGTCCAACTACATGGGTTTCGGCTCGGGCATCGTGGTGCCGGGCACCGGCATCAGCCTGCAGAATCGCGGTCTGGGTTTTTCGATGGATCCGAAGTCGGCCAACATGGTCGAGGGCGGCAAGCGGCCCTTCCACACCATCATTCCGGGCTTTCTCACCCAGGGCGGGCGCCCGGTGATGAGTTTCGGCGTGATGGGTGGGGACATGCAGCCGCAGGGCCACCTGCAGACCGCCATCCGCATGATCGACTACGACCAGCAGCCCCAGGCCGCGTGCGACGCGCCGCGCTGGAAGCTCAACCGCGACCAGACGCTGGATGTCGAATCCTCCATGGAGCGCAATGTGGTCCAAGGGCTGGCGAAGATGGGGCACCGGCTCAAGTCCATCGACGATCCGTACATGGATTTCGGCGCGGGGCAGTTCATCTGGCGCATGTCGCCGGACGATAACGAAAAGGGCTATGTGGCGGCGAGCGATCCGCGCCGCGATGGCCTGGCAGCGGGTTTCTGAAGTCAACAAACTGGCATAAAAATCACCTCAAGGGAAATGGCGATGATCAAATCGATACGCATGGGCCGGGTACTGCTGGGCCTGCTTCTGGGCCTGGCCTGTGCATCGGCCCTGGCGCAGACACTGCGCATAGGCCTGCAGGAAGACCCCGACACGCTCGATCCGCAACGCGCGCGCACCTACGTCAGCCGCATCGTGTTCACTTCGTTGTGCGACAAGCTCATCGACGTCGACAATAAGCTGCAGTTCGTGCCCCAGCTGGCCAAGTCCTGGTCTTGGAGCGACGGCAACAAGACGCTGACCTTCAAGCTGCGCGGCGACGTGCTGTTCCAGGACGGCACCAAGTTCGACGCGGCCGCCGCCAAGGCCAACTTCGACCGCGAAATGACCATGCCCGAGAGCATGCGCAAGAGCGAGATCAAGTCGATCGCCAGCGTGGCCGCGCCCGATCCGACCACGCTGGTGCTGACGTTGAAGCACCCCGACGCCACGCTGCTGGCCGCGCTTTCCGATCGGGCGGGCATGATGCTCTCGCCCGCGTCCTTCCAGGGCAAGCCAGTCGATGCGGTGGCTCAGCATCCGGTCTGCTCGGGTCCGTACAAGTTTGTCGAGCGCGTGCAGAACGATCGCATCGTGCTGCAGAAATTCAAGCGCTACTACGACGCCAAGGACTACCACTTCGACCGCGTGGTGTTCATGCCCATCCCCGATTCCACGGTGCGTCTGTCGAACCTGCGCGCCGGTAGCCTGAACATGCTCGAGCGCTTGAACCCGGCCGATGTGCCGCAGGTCAAGCAGGACTCCAGCCTGATCTTCGCGCCGGTCAACGGCCTGGGCTTCCAGGAGCTGTACTTCAATGTAGGCAACGGACCGATGGCGCAGAAGACGCCCTTCAAGGATCCGCGCGTGCGCAAGGCGCTGGAGCTGTCGATTGACCGCAATGCCATCGACCAGGTGGTGGGCAACGGCATTTTCCCGCCGGCCGGGCAGCCTTTCCCGCCCGCCAGTCCTTATTTCAGCGCCAAGTTTGCGCCGCCGGCGCGCGACGTGGCCCAGGCCAAGGCGCTGCTCAAGCAGGCCGGCGTGGCCCTGCCGGTCAAGGGTACGCTGTCTTTCGGCAACAACA from Bordetella sp. FB-8 encodes:
- a CDS encoding NAD+ synthase, whose product is MSAARVAFAQINTVVGGLAGNAAKILQAAHEAHARDADVLVTPELSLTGYPPEDLLLRPSFIDAQTQALTQLCADMAGLAGLHVVVGHAARRPDGKLCNAASVLCQGRVLGTYSKLELPNYSVFDEDRYFVAGGAPLVFVVKGVPFGVNICEDIWFERAPRAAAAAGARVLLVPNASPYNRGKQAERVQVARRSLQGTGCALVYANLVGGQDELVFDGLSFVLDAQGRQVAQLPGFAEGMGLVEVDASGKVTGVGDLPAAVQTSEQEEVWNALVLGVRDYLGKNGFPGAIIGLSGGIDSAVVLAIAVDALGADNVRAVMMPSRYTADISEIDAADMARRLGVRYDSIAIAPAFQAFESMLAGQFAGLPLDATEENIQARVRGTLLMALSNKTGRLVLTTGNKSEMTTGYCTLYGDMAGGFAVIKDVPKTLVYRLAAWRNTCGKDGEVIPERIITRPPSAELRPDQTDQDSLPPYDVLDGIMSRYMEHNEPPQRIVAAGYPRAAVEQVVRLIRVNEYKRRQAPPGPRITLRAFGRDWRYPLTNGFRETI
- a CDS encoding P-II family nitrogen regulator; this translates as MKQVTAIIKPFKLDEVREALAEAGVSGLTVIEVKGFGRQKGHTELYRGAEYVVDFLPKIRVEVVLPDDRIEGAIEAILKAARTGKIGDGKIFVTPVEQAIRIRTGESGDAAL
- a CDS encoding LysR family transcriptional regulator yields the protein MSTLRFLRTFLAVAQHGSFSEAAEQVALTQAAVSFQMRTLENELGRELFDRSGRLAILNAAGRGLIPEARHLLELYDRMRQPPGAPDTLAGSVSVGAIVSCMGTLAKVVSTMKREHPALEIRIFSGKSGELASKVEAGELDAALVVEFGRPMASTRWTGLYEEPLVVLAPASAPGRNVREVLTQSPFLRFDRTQRTGRQIERTLRRLGVSIDEFLELNAIEQLVALVRQEVGVTLLPLLNGAHWRRAPDLRVLSLPADLGSIARPIGMLERRDPMRQAITGVIRARCTSAFCKQAADAPAAR
- a CDS encoding gamma-glutamyltransferase family protein; this translates as MKAFDWTNPYPSRRIPVFARNVVSTSHPLAAQAGLRMLLKGGCAVDAAIAAAAVMMLTEPVSNGLGSDCFAIVWDGTQLHGLNSSGTAPAAWSVDYFKKKYGTGPDGLAAQPKRGWDAVTVPGAVAGWAALHEKFGKLPFDALMEPAIEIAERGYAVPPVVAHKWQLAADELHSQPGYAQAFMPHGRAPQVGEHFRIPDAAWTLRRIAASRGRDYYEGEIAERIAAFSKECGGAMTLQDLRGYQPTWVDPISQSYRGYELHEIPPNGQGIAALIALGICEHFDLKGMGVDTVQSQHVQIEAMKLAFSDLYRYVADPHSMEVTPGQMLDPAYLASRAKLIDLDKASYPTAGRPAAGGTIYMSAADESGMMISFIQSNYMGFGSGIVVPGTGISLQNRGLGFSMDPKSANMVEGGKRPFHTIIPGFLTQGGRPVMSFGVMGGDMQPQGHLQTAIRMIDYDQQPQAACDAPRWKLNRDQTLDVESSMERNVVQGLAKMGHRLKSIDDPYMDFGAGQFIWRMSPDDNEKGYVAASDPRRDGLAAGF
- a CDS encoding ABC transporter substrate-binding protein, encoding MIKSIRMGRVLLGLLLGLACASALAQTLRIGLQEDPDTLDPQRARTYVSRIVFTSLCDKLIDVDNKLQFVPQLAKSWSWSDGNKTLTFKLRGDVLFQDGTKFDAAAAKANFDREMTMPESMRKSEIKSIASVAAPDPTTLVLTLKHPDATLLAALSDRAGMMLSPASFQGKPVDAVAQHPVCSGPYKFVERVQNDRIVLQKFKRYYDAKDYHFDRVVFMPIPDSTVRLSNLRAGSLNMLERLNPADVPQVKQDSSLIFAPVNGLGFQELYFNVGNGPMAQKTPFKDPRVRKALELSIDRNAIDQVVGNGIFPPAGQPFPPASPYFSAKFAPPARDVAQAKALLKQAGVALPVKGTLSFGNNTTTSAMAQMIQAMAAEAGFNLTLQPVEYAALLSQTRQGNFEMALQGWSGRVDPDGNLTLFVACKASFNDGHYCNPQVDKLLTQAREVPDMAQRKALYEQAETILHQDEPNFYLYYQPWPFALQKKVVGFTPSPDGMIRLKGVHFAQ